The following coding sequences are from one Rutidosis leptorrhynchoides isolate AG116_Rl617_1_P2 chromosome 11, CSIRO_AGI_Rlap_v1, whole genome shotgun sequence window:
- the LOC139874596 gene encoding uncharacterized protein → MSFTQLFSLAFFIFTTLTISQFVDSQLVLNSLEQESVYRVLESLNSVIPYRTLYPDDLCSSAPHGVVCDYIPKTQTLHISELHFGFVSDFNPNPTCTPNTTLFDPKVFSSFPYLKKLFFYQCFMTRPVLVNDFFRVGLGLEELVFIDNPGLFGSLGDDIGEMKSLRRLIITGSNVSGKIPVAFGELVTLEEATLSRNGFTGNLPEIFSKMEKLKLFDISQNGFTGKLPESIGEMENLLKLDLSGNEFSGDIPATMKGLRGLEFLDLSDNRFVGGGVPLFLSKMSKIKGVFLSGNELGGVIPDIWENLRGIQEIGLSRVGLVGVIPSSMGTFLGNLSYLGLDNNKLIGGVPKEFEKLGLLNELNLENNNLSGRLPFDAKFMGKIGRKLRVNGNKELCMDEGVVKSFNKRSDGLGQVKVCNKVENPRFAIVYGTSSSSKIGDHVYYLLVLFILFW, encoded by the coding sequence ATGTCATTCACTCAGCTATTTTCTCTCGCATTCTTCATTTTCACAACACTAACAATTTCCCAGTTCGTTGACTCACAACTGGTTCTCAACTCACTCGAACAAGAATCCGTCTACCGAGTTCTCGAATCACTCAACTCAGTCATCCCATATCGCACACTTTACCCTGACGACCTCTGCTCATCAGCCCCACACGGCGTCGTTTGTGACTACATTCCCAAGACACAAACTTTACACATTAGTGAATTACATTTCGGGTTTGTATCTGATTTCAACCCGAACCCGACTTgtacaccaaacacaacattatttGACCCGAAAGTATTTTCATCTTTTCCTTACCTTAAGAAACTTTTTTTCTATCAGTGCTTCATGACCCGGCCCGTTTTGGTGAATGATTTTTTCCGGGTCGGGTTGGGTCTTGAGGAGCTTGTGTTTATTGATAACCCGGGTTTGTTTGGTTCGTTGGGGGATGATATTGGTGAGATGAAGAGTTTACGGCGGTTGATAATTACCGGAAGTAATGTTTCCGGCAAGATTCCGGTTGCGTTTGGTGAGTTGGTGACTTTAGAAGAAGCTACACTTTCAAGAAATGGGTTCACCGGAAACTTGCCGGAAATATTTTCAAAGATGGAAAAGCTTAAACTTTTTGACATTAGTCAAAATGGGTTCACCGGAAAATTGCCGGAGTCAATTGGGGAGATGGAAAATTTGCTGAAACTTGATTTGAGTGGAAATGAATTTTCCGGTGATATTCCGGCGACGATGAAGGGTTTAAGGGGTTTAGAGTTTTTGGATTTGAGTGATAACAGATTTGTGGGAGGTGGGGTCCCTTTGTTTTTATCTAAAATGAGTAAAATAAAAGGGGTGTTTTTGAGTGGGAATGAATTAGGAGGGGTGATTCCTGACATTTGGGAAAACTTGAGGGGCATTCAGGAAATTGGGTTATCAAGGGTTGGGCTAGTTGGAGTGATTCCATCATCAATGGGTACATTTTTGGGGAATTTGAGTTATTTGGGCCTTGATAATAATAAGTTAATAGGGGGAGTACCAAAAGAGTTTGAGAAATTAGGGTTGTTGAATGAGTTAAATTTGGAAAATAATAATTTGAGTGGGAGGTTACCATTTGATGCAAAGTTTATGGGTAAAATTGGAAGGAAGTTGAGGGTAAATGGGAACAAAGAGTTGTGTATGGATGAAGGGGTAGTTAAGTCATTTAACAAAAGGAGTGATGGTTTGGGTCAAGTAAAAGTATGCAACAAGGTTGAGAATCCAAGATTTGCAATTGTATATGGGACTAGTTCTTCAAGTAAAATTGGTGATCATGTTTACTATTTACTAGTTTTGTTTATATTGTTTTGGTAG